AGCTGTAATGTGCTCCATTGGATTTTTTgggttaatgatgattgattcgaGGTAGGGTTAACTAGCACTTCCCTTTTTGACTCGTAGAACTCTCGTCACACCTCCTCCAAACATTGATTTATCTATCATAGTTGGACCAATAGGGAATCCTTCGTTGAGTTCACTAACTGGGCCTTGGATTTAGATGGGGTAGATTAAGGGTGGTGTGATCCATTGAATTCTATGGTTTGAGACTGAAGTGTCCCCTCGACCAATGGTTTAATAAGCCTCAGGGATGTCGACACTACATCAAGTTAGGGAATCTCGGTAGGTGGTAGTGGCAATGGAGCTGGAGACTATGGTTGAGCTAGTGGCACCGTTTGTTGGGCCAATTGGGGCAAGAGCGAAGTGATTACTTATATCATGCTTATTAACGTTTATATTTGCTAAGTAAAATTTAAGAATATCTTGATAAGAACGAGTAAGTGGCTTAGGATTATCCCTAGGGATGAGAGACTAGGGTCATCCAATAGACgttgatatcttatcaatttCTGTATCAAGGTAGTTGTATCAATATGTGGAAAGGGTGGTTACTCCCCTCTTAGGTGAAAGTATTGTGAGGCAAAGTCTCTCTGCTCAAACAAACATTCCAGCAACATCGAGTCTTTCTTCTAAAGCCAAACATATTATATATtacataaatatgtcattaatgtCATGATCAACTTGATATGGCTATGACCCATGTGCGTAAAATTGTCTGAAGTAAAACGCCAAGCTCTCGAGATGCCACCAACATAAATATTGTTGTCAAAAAAGGTTTCTCGATTCAATCTCTTTGACACCTAAATTACTAATACGAGAAAGATGAGTAAGATGATGAGAAGTAAAAAATGATCATTCTATAACTATCCTAACAAGAAATTTTTATATCTAACCATAAAGGGTAAAATGCAATGTgaaaagatagctttttttttcctttttcttttttttttgtgagtaGGCAGTCCTTAACCGTCACAAAGGATCTAACTTATCCCTTTACGGAGACAAAGGAGGTAGAAAGTTGTGTCAACGCCACTAACATAGCTGACACGCATGGACTTGCAGTTTTCCTTCGGACTGGGGTGTTTGCCGAATTGAACTGCCATTGTTCCAGGCAGAGATGTATTAAACTAAACTGGTTGTATGAGTTAATGATCTTCCCTGACAAGAACATATGGCCACAAATCTGTTATTGTGTCTAACTTCGCTCCTCTCCCCTCTCCACCCTCTTTTTGTTTTACTTCATCAGTatgcccacacacacacacacatatatatatatatatatatatatatataaatataagcaTGTAAGGTCCCTCATGAATGCTCATTCTACATAATATAATTCACATCATCTAATAACTAAGTTGGTGCATGTGCTGAGCATAAACCAGGCACATGCGTTCTTGAAGAAATGAGTTCAAGCAATGGCCAAGAAAGGATCCATACACACAACATTTAACTCAAGATGTGaagaaatgttttttttttctggtttatAATTCACAATTTTTTCATATGAATTTTTAATTGAATTAGAATGTCAGCATCAATCATAGCTGGAAACAAAAGGCTATTAATCTAATGTGAGCCTGCAAAATCCATAAACAATAATCCAAAGCCCTCATAAGAGGAGCATATACATAAATAAAACACAAATGAAACTTAAAACAATTTTGCTTACCTGGTAAAGATCTTACTGGATCCTTGGGATCAAATCCTGCCTTCATCACTtgcctttaaaataaaaaaagaaaactttgTAACTGTGAGAAATGGAGACCAAGGGATATCATTATTTACATATAACTTCaactcatatatatatgtaaatggaCATCCTTTCTTGAAGATTATCATTAGAAATGGCATTATTTATACCTAGGAGAAATATATACTGATAAGAAACCTTTTGAGTAGTGTCATGACAGCAGTAAAATGCATTCTTAAACAACTGAATTGCATGTAAAAAATTGACATCAAACCTCTACTTGTATATTTTCTGCTGGGGTCGCAAGTGAAAAAAAATCCATAAACGAAAGATAGATTAGACTAATTAAGATCAAGTTAGTGTCTTTTTGTTCATCAAATATTACACAAAGCATATACCTATAAGACAAGTTATCGAGTTCAAGTTGATCCTGCCTCATAAAACAAACATTCACAGCAAGGGCAATAATGGAGGTTCTCTCTCTTTTCAATTCTCTCTTGGCAAGTTTGGTCAGCATAGACATGGTATTCTGTACATTTAGTATGCACCTTTATGGCAAAAAGGGAGAATGTTGACCAGCTTAATAGCTTTCAATTTGTCCAATTTACAATTTAATGATGGCAACTTGACAAATACACCAAGTTAGAGTAATTTAAACAGTTTCCTGGCACGATAAATACAGAAATTTAGGTGACTCACCAACTGAGCAAGTTGTCATCACACAAGATGCCTCAAGATCCACCATCCAAGTAGTTAGCCAACTAAGCAAAATGTTTGACTACGTGGCATGAGTATCTTGAGATCAGAATTCTTTATTATTCTCCAGATGACAACACACTAGTCTTTTGATCTTCAAAGAATGAGGGAATATTCTCATCAGAACAGAACAGTAATATATGTTCATGTCAACTAGACAGCCCcaccataatttttttcttttctctctttgagGCTTTCGTTGAGCAATGACACCATAATTCGATGATGTAAGAGTGCTGTGGTTCTTAGGCGAACAACAAATTTGAGAATATCACTCTGATGAAGACATTGACTGCCACAACATGCCAATGGCTGCTGCAGTATGAAAGAAATGGATTACAGTGCATAGTAACTACCAGTCACTATATACATTACTTTAAATTCCAAAAGAATACATACTGATGTTATTTAGCAGCTAGTGAATCACTACAAATAGCAGGTATTGCTCAAGAATCATTCTAGGCATATTTTTTTAAGcaacaaaaatcataaaaatgagGTCATGATAATCATATTAAGCACTTCATTCAAAGTTTCCATGGATATGATAAGTTTGCTGTCTTGGACCTATCATGATTCATTACAGGCATAGGTTACCCAAAAATATTGCATTTGGGGCAAGGACCACAAGATTAGAAATATAACCAACAACTGAAACCACATGTCCTGCCTGTTGACAGCCACAATGATCAGGATAGCAAGTCAGCAATATATGGTCAAGATTCTATCTTTTGTAGGTCCAAGGACAAGGGACCGGATCAGATTGCTAACTCTAATGAACACACCCCACCGAAACCTCAATTCCTATATCCAGATCACTAAGGAGGATTAAGCTTCCACACAACTTGAACCAATCCATCTGGCTAAGTCTTCCAGAGATGAACCCAAGGGGCCCTAAGTGATTGTTAGAGAAGCAATGGCAGGCTGATCACTCTTCACAACCTCACAACCAATGACATCAACACTGACAACACAATCAAGTCCATAAACCATCTCTAACTTGGAGTTCACCTGAAGAGAAACTGAGTTGAATCACAAGGCACCAAAAGCACCTCTAAAAGCTTGAGTTGATCACCTGGAAAGCAACGGGCAAAAGCCAGACACTGGACTCTCATAGTCAGCCTGTCATGATCTGGTTCGATAAGATAACTAATCTACTAACTTGATAGGCATGAATCACTAACTCAAAATGTCTAAATCCAGGTTAATAGTAGTACGTCCATCGAGCTCTTACAAGCCAATTCAAATCATTATCGACTTCTGATGTGAGACTATACTTTAGGGTCCTATGCAAACAACACGACAAGAAGAGACTTTACACCTAAGAAAAACTAATAACGTAATTGCAAGTCAAAGGTGATGAAACTAAACTACCAAGCAATAAGGTAACATCTTTCATGAATGTATTACCATCAACAATATCAACCAGAAACAACAGGATATCATATTAAACAAGACTTTTCAAGGAATCCTCCGATGTAATTAATGATTGTTAGTCTAGGTCTTTTGATAGAAACCACAAAACAAAACATGCAATTCGTCATGCTACTGGATTTGTATGGTTTTAGTTTGACCTGCCTTAAAGGCTGCAACAAACAAAGATAAAAACCTCAAACTAAAGAATGCTAAAAGACCTCAAAATAAACAAACAATCTGAAAGACACTTGGAACAGAGCCTAACTAATCAAGAATGCTTTAAAGAAGTCAAAGATCAACTTCCACATCAACATAATGAAATTCATACTTAACAGGCTCATCAGTTGAACATGGAAATGTTTAAACAAAATTTCTTAAACTGCCTGCTAATCTTGACTTGTGCTTCCGATCAGGATAGACTCTGGAAAAACAttctgcacaaaaaaaaaaaaactcagtaGTTTCATGAAGCTCTTAGTCAAAAACTGCAGCTAACATATATGAGAAAAATTATACATACCATCTGATTAGAGCTTTTATATGTCTTCTGTGGACATGTAGAATCCATCCTACATATTTGCTTCCTTATATGGAGAGATCCAATTCCAGATAACATACCTATGATGGAATTTCTAACTGGCTTTGTTCTGCTTCTCATATTCAAGTTACTATGTCCCCATGTGTACCTGACATATATCCTCAACTACAAAAATTAAATTTAGTAAGGGAATTAGTCTATGAGAAAAAAATTGTCAGTTAGGATGGCTAACTACCTTATCCCAGTGCTGCTGAGCACGCCTGCGTCTTCTAATATCCCGCATCTCAGTATCATCCATCTGCAGCTTCTTGATTCTGGATTCACACTATGATATCACAGTCAATTACTTCACCAAGGATGGTTACGTGAAATTGAGTAGGTGAATGGTTCTTATGCTAATTATTTATAAAGAATGTTGCCAGTCTAACATAAGAACCTTTTGTTacgaaaagataaagaaaaatatgCTACTCCAAGGTGTCATTAGAGGAAAAAAACTTCAGTTAAACTTCCATAAAACAAATGTTAAATATCAAATAGTAAGTACAACAAAGTCTTACCTGATGtaaaaaatacaaagaaattgCAAGGGTAATGGTACAAAGGCCACCAACATCCGAAAGAAAAGCCACTGCATTCATCAGAAATTAACAAGTTATATTtgctttcaaaaataaaaatgtgaGCATCTCATAATACTCAATAAACTTGGGTTTCAGACACAAATTAAACATCCAAAATAATGTGTTTGGTAGCATGTACTAACCAGCAAAAGGAACCCAAACAGGCCCAACATCATCTAGTTGTTGAACCCAAACAGCAAAAGGAACCCAAACAGGCCCAATAAAAATGTGAGCATCTCATGGCACATCATGAGTACATATGTGTAAACTCTTACTAACCAATCTGATCAATGAACCTAAAACTTGTTGAATCCGACCTGAATTCTAACTTGCTTCTGGAAGAACAAGATAAAATAAACGAGGCTTTCCTATGAAAGGAGCTAAAAAAAAAGATCGCTGATGGCAGGTAGCTCTGTAGTTTGTTAATTGGCATGGTAAAAGCTAACTGGCATAAGTTTTGAGCAAAACATTGGCACAATGTTCCATTTTCCTTATAAAATTCTTATAACTCCAATACGGAAGTTAGACCAAAGTTTATTCTTCACTTGATCCACAGTTTTCCCAAGTCATTTGGCCAGAAAATGGCTAACCTTTTGTCTTATGACAGCATTGCTGTAAATCAAACAGGCTTATAGAGAATAACATAAAATGTAAACCATAAAGTGCTAATGTAAATTTTGTAGTAACCAACTGAAAAGTAGAGCCCAACACTGTAGCCTTTAAGTGGACCATGTAGCAAGCAGAGTACAATTACAATGGAGGGCTAGTAAAAGCAGCATTTCTTACCAATCCCTAATATGTTTTCTTTGTCAATCTCCACAATGTAATCGGAGAGATAGCTGATGCATAATGTAGTATTTACTAGTCCATCTTTGGAACTTCGAAGAGAGGCTCGAAGCTTGTCAATCTCATAAAAAAATGAACCAGGAAGAAAATCATGAACCAAAGGCTGAATCAACCACAGATTATCTTTTAGATAGTCAAATTTCTGAGGGAACAAATGAATCTTCATGATATTGAGGTCTGGCCCTCGAAAAGTTACTGCCCTATTGTGCAAATAGCTCCCTGAATTTAGTGTGCCACTGACATAGCTCACATGTCTGTTATCATTATGGGCTTTGGCTGAAAGATTGAACTGAAAACCAACAGCAGCTGCAGGATCATCAGGAAGGTCAACAAACTGCCATGAAATATAGTGGTCACCAGTTGGAATCTGACAATTGTTGCATTTTAGCGATACAGTGGGTCCCCAGGTTGTGTTGTAACAAGAATAGTTTGCATAATTTGATAAAGGGAAAACTTTGCAGTCGATAAAACCTGGAGTCCCAATCACCAATTTATCGAGGCCTCGCATATGTGAACAACTCATGCTAGAAACTGTAGTTATATTAAATTCAAAACTGATGAATGATTTCAGATCCGTAGCATTGCTTGGTCTGACTCTGTGAACCTCAATGCTTCTTCTTGCGATAAGTTGATAAAGCAACCTGCAATGATACAATGTGAGTAACCATGttctcttcttttcccttctctttttcttctgaaAAAGAGAAACTAGATTTTTTTTTCCTAGGGGAGATAAAGAAAGCACATGAACAACAATCAGAGCATAAATCCTGTTAATCACTCACGCAGATAAAAGACCGATGAACAAAATCCAGCTCACTACAGACAATGTCCCACCCAGCTCGGATTTTCTCTTTCTCACAACCTTGTTATCATCCTACAAGCAAAAAAGATATATTAGTTGAAGTCACTCCTCCGAACTACTGAAGTGTTCCTGTTTTCCAAGAAAATGTCCAGATTTAACTACCATGCATGTCAAGAATGTAGAATGGTGAACACACAAAAGTTCGATATTTTCTAGAATGGAGAGCAGAAGCTATAACAAACTAGTACAAATATGCAATGTATGCTTACGAACTTAGTAGAGTTATCGCATGGCGAGAGTACATTACTGGAATTGACATCCCTTTCAATGACTGAAGATGCTGGGCATTTAGTCGCCCTATAGGCACATTATGATCCATGATACGTGAACGAATGGGCTATGTTTAGAGCACAACGGATCTTGCATTCAACTATTGTACATTACAAGGGATTCCTCCAGTCTATGATAGGTCAAGCTTCACTGACGCCCCCAAGATTCAATTTTTCTTTGATCTGCAAAACCTAATTACGGATAAAACCTCATTTATCTATTCGAATTTCACGAATACAATCATTTTAAGTTTTGAATATAGGGAAGAAAAATGGATAAATTTCAAGAAATCGTTCGAGAGAACAAAAAGTAAGAAGGGCGAAGGAACGGACTCCTACCGACCCGCGCCGTGTGGGCCGACGCAGATCCACCACCGCGCGCCGGAGCAAGTCCATACTCGACGGAGTCGAATGCTAGCCCGGATCGCGCGTGGCACGACGACGAGGACGAGGCGGAGCCTCCGATCCCTTCCTGGAAGAGGAAGCAAAGAGCGAACTAAGCATCGCTTCCCCCATCTCAAACGGAAGATGAATTGTAACGAAACCGTTATAACGAAAAAGTTACGACAGAGTAACGGCGTTACCATCCTACAGCGTTAGAATAAATCGTTACGATTTATTGACCGGACGTGAGGGTTAAAGTCCAAATCGATGTGGCATTGGAGATCCAAAGTCAAGTCAAAGGATATAAGCAGAGGACCAACACGACCGCTTTGATGCGGGAGCGACAGCCTGATCCAGCGGTGCACCACAACCGCACAATCCACGTGCCCTTCTTTCGTACAATAATCACCAGAGAATTGGAATCTTAAAGAAGACATTCGAGGATTTCCTGTCTTCGAAACAACAGATTACCGCTCAACTGATCCTTATTGAGACAGGTGGGACGGATCCCTGTAGTCTGTGCGTAGTCAATCCTCTACCCTGTCTGGTCTCTCACAGTAAAACAAAAGGTTGGCAgggaaggaggagaaggaagcaGGGAAACGAACCCGGTCATGGTTGGTGGCGAACAAGTCCAGCTGAGCAACCGACCACCTAATCCGAAACCACACGGTCCGCCCGCCGTCGATTCTCCCGAGCCGGACCGCGACGCAGAAGGCCAGCCAGACGAGCGTCACCACCAGCACCGCCCTCAGCAGCGCGTCCTCAGACCGCACCATCCGCTCCAGCGACTCCAGCGGCAGCACCGTGTCGAGGAAGGGCCGCCCGGCCGGTCCCGCCCTGGTCCCCACCGTCCAGTCGCCGTCTCCCGCCTCGAACAACCTGCAGCCGCCGCTCCGGTCCCTGTAGTACCCGGGGTTGCACGCGCACAGCGTGGAGTCGTAGGCGAAGGAGTTCTCCGGGCAGCGGATCGGATCCATCGCTCCGAAAACCCTCCTCCCGGTCGTGCTCCTTCTGCAGCGAAGGAGACGGAGGAAGAAGCGCACGCTTTATGGAGGAGGCAAAGAAGAGTGTGTAAGGAATAAGGCGGTGTGATGGCGGTCTCTTTCCGAGACGGTAAAGACGGTGGGGGGGGAGGAAAGAAGGGAAGCCGAGGTGGGAGGGAATCGAGAGATCCTCCTCCGGGAGAGGAGTGGGGCCGAGCAGAGAGCTTGCAATGATAGCTAAGCATGCGCTGGGCGGCGCTGGACGACGATGAGTGGCTTCATGAGAACGAGCGAGCTGGCGTTGGTTGTGCCCCGGTTTCGTGGCGGGCGTGCGACATTCGATCCCTTATCCGCCAAACCATAATACTCCATGTGTTCCTGTGGACGTGAAGTCGAGGCAACCCCACCTAATCTACAAGACAGGCACCGCCGAAAAAAGAGGCCGACGCGACGGGCTTCCATTGGTCCAACCCAGCGGGACCCACCCCAACCCCAAGCATTCTACTCCCTTTGATCTCTttgcttctttcctcttctttcgtTTCTCGGGGAGCAAGGCTTTGATA
This DNA window, taken from Musa acuminata AAA Group cultivar baxijiao chromosome BXJ3-7, Cavendish_Baxijiao_AAA, whole genome shotgun sequence, encodes the following:
- the LOC135585142 gene encoding uncharacterized protein LOC135585142 isoform X1; protein product: MDPIRCPENSFAYDSTLCACNPGYYRDRSGGCRLFEAGDGDWTVGTRAGPAGRPFLDTVLPLESLERMVRSEDALLRAVLVVTLVWLAFCVAVRLGRIDGGRTVWFRIRWSVAQLDLFATNHDREGIGGSASSSSSCHARSGLAFDSVEYGLAPARGGGSASAHTARDDNKVVRKRKSELGGTLSVVSWILFIGLLSALLYQLIARRSIEVHRVRPSNATDLKSFISFEFNITTVSSMSCSHMRGLDKLVIGTPGFIDCKVFPLSNYANYSCYNTTWGPTVSLKCNNCQIPTGDHYISWQFVDLPDDPAAAVGFQFNLSAKAHNDNRHVSYVSGTLNSGSYLHNRAVTFRGPDLNIMKIHLFPQKFDYLKDNLWLIQPLVHDFLPGSFFYEIDKLRASLRSSKDGLVNTTLCISYLSDYIVEIDKENILGIVAFLSDVGGLCTITLAISLYFLHQCESRIKKLQMDDTEMRDIRRRRRAQQHWDKLRIYVRYTWGHSNLNMRSRTKPVRNSIIGMLSGIGSLHIRKQICRMDSTCPQKTYKSSNQMNVFPESILIGSTSQD
- the LOC135585142 gene encoding uncharacterized protein LOC135585142 isoform X2, giving the protein MDPIRCPENSFAYDSTLCACNPGYYRDRSGGCRLFEAGDGDWTVGTRAGPAGRPFLDTVLPLESLERMVRSEDALLRAVLVVTLVWLAFCVAVRLGRIDGGRTVWFRIRWSVAQLDLFATNHDRDDNKVVRKRKSELGGTLSVVSWILFIGLLSALLYQLIARRSIEVHRVRPSNATDLKSFISFEFNITTVSSMSCSHMRGLDKLVIGTPGFIDCKVFPLSNYANYSCYNTTWGPTVSLKCNNCQIPTGDHYISWQFVDLPDDPAAAVGFQFNLSAKAHNDNRHVSYVSGTLNSGSYLHNRAVTFRGPDLNIMKIHLFPQKFDYLKDNLWLIQPLVHDFLPGSFFYEIDKLRASLRSSKDGLVNTTLCISYLSDYIVEIDKENILGIVAFLSDVGGLCTITLAISLYFLHQCESRIKKLQMDDTEMRDIRRRRRAQQHWDKVHMGT